In the Phaeobacter gallaeciensis genome, one interval contains:
- a CDS encoding MarR family winged helix-turn-helix transcriptional regulator, which yields MKTVIKEPEPEMGVSHVSDETLRAFVGYHMKRAFNVVQTDLARTLKPFDLRMLTYTALVLIVDNPGLRQSQLADAMDVERPNLVVIIDELERRELIVRDRVPTDRRAYALKATLAGRQLCEKAVAAVTAHEQRLLENMDATTRDTVIAAMQLIQKSLSKG from the coding sequence ATGAAGACCGTCATCAAAGAGCCTGAGCCTGAAATGGGCGTTTCTCACGTCAGCGATGAAACACTGCGCGCGTTTGTCGGCTATCACATGAAGCGTGCGTTCAACGTCGTGCAGACCGATCTAGCCCGGACGCTGAAGCCTTTTGATCTGCGGATGCTGACCTACACGGCGCTGGTGCTGATCGTCGACAATCCGGGGTTGCGCCAGTCGCAGCTGGCGGATGCGATGGATGTGGAACGGCCCAATCTTGTCGTGATCATAGACGAGCTTGAACGGCGCGAGCTGATCGTGCGCGACCGGGTGCCGACGGATCGGCGGGCCTATGCGCTGAAGGCGACGCTGGCCGGTCGCCAGCTCTGTGAAAAAGCGGTTGCTGCGGTGACCGCCCATGAACAACGCTTGCTGGAGAACATGGATGCAACGACCCGCGACACGGTGATCGCGGCGATGCAGCTGATCCAGAAGAGCCTGTCGAAAGGATAG
- a CDS encoding crotonase/enoyl-CoA hydratase family protein produces MSDQILKIDINDSIATLTMNRPDKRNAMCEELLEALDAFFSAPPKDVRVVILTGTAGHFCSGLDLSEHVHRSAEENLYHSRQWHQVMEKIQFGGLAVVSAMFGAVIGGGLELASSTHVRIAEPSTIFQLPEGRRGIFVGGGATARVGRLLGADRMTEMMLTGRKYDAETGVALGLAHYAVGEGEALELAQTLAGKIARNAPLSNYLMIQSIARINDMSQADGLFTESLAAALSQTTPDAEEGLRAFLEKRAPKFR; encoded by the coding sequence ATGAGCGATCAGATACTCAAAATCGACATCAATGACAGCATCGCCACCCTGACGATGAACCGCCCGGACAAGCGCAACGCCATGTGCGAAGAGCTGCTGGAGGCGCTGGATGCCTTCTTCTCGGCGCCGCCAAAGGACGTGCGCGTGGTCATCCTGACCGGCACCGCAGGGCATTTCTGCTCGGGGTTGGATCTGTCGGAACATGTGCACCGCTCGGCCGAGGAAAACCTCTATCACTCGCGCCAGTGGCACCAGGTCATGGAGAAGATCCAATTCGGCGGGTTGGCTGTTGTGTCCGCCATGTTCGGGGCGGTGATCGGCGGCGGGCTGGAGCTGGCAAGCTCGACCCATGTGCGGATTGCGGAGCCTTCGACCATCTTCCAGTTGCCTGAAGGGCGGCGCGGTATTTTCGTGGGCGGCGGCGCCACCGCGCGGGTCGGGCGTCTTCTGGGCGCGGACCGGATGACCGAAATGATGCTGACGGGGCGCAAATACGATGCCGAAACCGGTGTCGCGCTTGGCCTTGCCCATTATGCGGTGGGTGAGGGTGAGGCACTGGAGCTGGCGCAGACGCTGGCAGGCAAGATCGCCCGCAATGCGCCCTTGTCGAATTATCTGATGATCCAGTCGATTGCCCGCATCAACGATATGTCGCAGGCCGATGGCCTGTTTACGGAATCGCTGGCGGCGGCACTGTCCCAGACCACGCCGGACGCCGAGGAAGGCCTGCGTGCTTTCCTTGAAAAACGCGCACCTAAGTTCCGGTGA
- a CDS encoding PLP-dependent aminotransferase family protein: MQQVPGPTFSIDRTLPVPVFEQICTALRTRIAAGEIPEASQLPATRSFAVELGVSRSTVVAAYEQLEAEGYIAGKRGSGFTVCAMGQVELQPVHPAPPEPAKETPRALLPFNSGEPDMRLFPHRQWARCVSRICRVAPETMLDGGAVRGNAALRRAIAAYVAEWRGIEAGAEQIIITAGATDALELCLRTLAPRGSAIGIEDPGYPPLNRIVQSQGLRSHYLRVDALGACVPEKDADLKAVVLTPSHQHPLGGAMAPGRRLEFLNWAKRTGAWIIEDDYDSEFRYAGRPIPAMAGFDGLNRTIYLGSFSKTFSNALRIGYVVAPETLIAPLHDSLLRFGTRASGMPQQALAEFIHSGEFYRHLRRVRRIYGERRKHLLARLQQEFSAYGSAPDHGAGMQLVFHLNDAWQDQEICKRARGAGLGLRPLSGFAAEVTGLNGLVLGCCHMEIPEIDAALTRLAQVLDGESEPKQDQT, encoded by the coding sequence GTGCAGCAGGTACCCGGGCCGACCTTTTCCATTGACCGCACTCTGCCAGTGCCAGTGTTCGAGCAGATCTGCACGGCGCTGCGGACGCGGATCGCGGCAGGAGAGATCCCGGAGGCCAGCCAGCTGCCGGCCACCCGCAGTTTCGCGGTAGAGCTGGGGGTGTCGCGTTCGACCGTGGTGGCGGCCTATGAGCAGCTGGAAGCCGAAGGCTATATCGCGGGAAAACGCGGGTCGGGGTTTACCGTCTGCGCCATGGGGCAGGTCGAACTGCAGCCGGTGCATCCTGCACCCCCGGAGCCTGCAAAGGAGACGCCGCGTGCCCTGTTGCCCTTCAACAGTGGAGAGCCGGACATGCGGTTGTTCCCGCACCGGCAATGGGCGCGCTGCGTATCGCGGATCTGCCGGGTGGCGCCGGAAACCATGCTGGATGGTGGCGCGGTCCGGGGCAACGCGGCGCTGCGCCGGGCCATTGCGGCCTATGTGGCAGAGTGGCGGGGGATCGAGGCAGGCGCCGAGCAAATCATTATCACTGCGGGGGCGACGGATGCGCTTGAGCTCTGCTTGCGCACGTTGGCACCACGCGGCAGCGCCATCGGGATCGAGGATCCGGGGTATCCGCCTCTGAACCGTATCGTGCAGTCGCAGGGGTTGCGCTCGCACTACCTCCGCGTCGATGCTCTTGGCGCCTGTGTTCCTGAAAAGGATGCCGACCTGAAGGCGGTGGTACTGACGCCATCGCATCAGCATCCGCTGGGCGGAGCGATGGCGCCGGGGCGGCGTCTGGAATTTCTCAACTGGGCCAAACGGACCGGCGCCTGGATCATCGAGGACGATTATGACAGCGAGTTCCGATATGCGGGGCGCCCCATTCCGGCAATGGCGGGGTTCGATGGGCTGAACCGGACGATCTACCTGGGCAGTTTTTCCAAGACCTTCTCGAACGCGCTGCGGATCGGCTATGTGGTCGCGCCCGAGACACTGATTGCGCCGCTGCACGACAGCCTGCTGCGCTTTGGCACCCGGGCCAGCGGCATGCCGCAGCAGGCCCTGGCTGAGTTCATCCACAGCGGCGAGTTCTACCGCCATCTGCGCCGGGTGCGGCGTATCTATGGTGAGCGGCGCAAGCATTTGCTGGCGCGGCTGCAGCAGGAGTTTTCCGCCTATGGCAGCGCGCCGGACCACGGTGCGGGCATGCAGCTGGTGTTTCATCTGAACGACGCTTGGCAGGATCAGGAGATCTGCAAACGGGCGCGGGGCGCCGGTTTGGGATTGCGCCCGCTTTCGGGATTTGCCGCCGAGGTGACCGGGCTGAATGGTCTCGTTCTGGGCTGTTGCCACATGGAGATCCCCGAAATCGACGCGGCGCTGACCCGTCTGGCGCAGGTTTTGGACGGCGAATCCGAGCCGAAACAGGATCAAACCTGA
- a CDS encoding feruloyl-CoA synthase produces MKRTSNFLPHAVTREDRPDGSLLLRSEYDLGPVTERTGDWLHRWAEEAPERVFLAERSGAGWREESYAATLQQVRAIAAALLARGMGADTPILIMSGNGVDHGLLSLAAQYAGVPTVPVAEQYSLIHGAHGRLRHAIELVRPKMAYVVDADQYGEALKLDALEGVEIVATRTGGADVTAFADLLKGDAGIDVDAGFAKVTPDTVAKILMTSGSTSNPKGVLTTQRMMCVNQTQLADSLPFLRARPPRIVDWLPWNHVFGGSHNFNMMLANGGSFYIDDGKPVKGLFDRTVENLSMVTGSLVFNVPMGFAMLLEALEKDAGLRQRFFEELDMIFYAGASLPQEVWSGFETMAMEIKGEVPLMTSSWGLTETAPATMIQQEPTESSGVVGVPMTGVTLKLIPDDDMRCEVRVKGPNVMPGYFEDPQKTAEAFDEEGYFITGDAMVFVDKDDINKGMRFDGRISEDFKLLTGTWVRAAGLRIEMLSTLAPLAADLVVTGQDKNEIGVMIFPNREAIEAAGFTLEEDGGALVCPQLLSDIHHRLNERAGRVSGSSTRVVRAIVLAEPPSLTDAEITAKGNLNFRKVLTRRADLLERLYDDAASGIAKL; encoded by the coding sequence ATGAAACGGACGTCCAATTTCCTGCCACACGCCGTCACGCGCGAGGATCGCCCCGATGGCAGCCTGCTGTTGCGGTCTGAATACGATCTGGGGCCGGTAACAGAGCGGACTGGTGACTGGCTGCACCGCTGGGCCGAAGAGGCGCCCGAGCGGGTGTTTCTGGCCGAGCGCAGTGGCGCGGGCTGGCGCGAGGAAAGCTATGCGGCGACCCTGCAGCAGGTGCGCGCCATTGCGGCGGCGCTATTGGCGCGGGGCATGGGGGCGGATACGCCGATCCTGATTATGTCGGGCAATGGCGTCGATCACGGGCTGTTGTCGCTGGCCGCGCAATACGCCGGTGTGCCGACCGTACCGGTGGCCGAGCAGTATTCGCTGATCCACGGCGCCCATGGCCGACTGCGCCACGCCATCGAACTGGTGCGGCCAAAGATGGCCTATGTTGTCGATGCCGATCAGTACGGCGAGGCGCTGAAACTGGATGCCCTTGAGGGTGTTGAGATCGTTGCGACCCGCACCGGCGGCGCCGATGTCACGGCCTTTGCGGACCTTCTGAAAGGCGATGCGGGCATCGATGTGGATGCAGGCTTTGCCAAGGTGACGCCCGATACCGTCGCCAAGATCCTGATGACCAGCGGGTCGACCTCGAACCCCAAGGGGGTGCTGACCACGCAGCGGATGATGTGCGTCAATCAGACCCAACTCGCCGACAGCCTGCCGTTCCTGCGGGCGCGCCCGCCGCGCATCGTGGACTGGCTGCCCTGGAATCATGTCTTTGGCGGCTCGCATAACTTCAACATGATGCTGGCCAATGGCGGCAGTTTCTACATCGACGATGGCAAGCCGGTGAAGGGCCTGTTCGATCGCACCGTCGAGAACCTGTCGATGGTGACCGGCAGCCTTGTGTTCAACGTGCCCATGGGTTTTGCCATGCTGCTGGAGGCACTGGAAAAGGACGCCGGGCTTCGTCAGCGTTTCTTTGAAGAGCTGGACATGATCTTTTACGCCGGTGCCTCACTGCCGCAGGAGGTCTGGTCGGGTTTCGAGACCATGGCGATGGAGATCAAGGGCGAGGTGCCGCTGATGACCTCCTCCTGGGGGCTGACGGAAACCGCCCCGGCGACCATGATCCAGCAGGAGCCGACGGAAAGCTCGGGCGTGGTGGGCGTGCCAATGACCGGCGTGACCCTGAAATTGATCCCGGATGACGACATGCGCTGCGAAGTGCGGGTCAAGGGACCGAACGTGATGCCCGGTTATTTCGAAGACCCGCAAAAGACCGCCGAGGCCTTTGACGAGGAAGGTTATTTCATCACCGGCGATGCCATGGTGTTCGTCGACAAGGACGACATCAACAAGGGCATGCGCTTTGACGGGCGGATTTCCGAGGACTTCAAACTGCTGACCGGCACCTGGGTGCGGGCGGCGGGCCTCAGGATCGAAATGCTCTCGACCCTTGCACCGCTGGCCGCCGATCTGGTGGTGACCGGGCAGGACAAGAACGAGATCGGCGTGATGATCTTCCCCAACCGCGAGGCGATCGAGGCAGCAGGCTTCACGCTGGAGGAAGACGGCGGCGCGCTGGTCTGTCCGCAGCTTCTGTCCGACATTCATCACCGGCTGAACGAGCGCGCCGGGCGGGTTTCCGGCTCCTCTACCCGGGTGGTGCGCGCCATTGTGCTGGCCGAGCCGCCTTCGCTCACCGATGCTGAGATCACCGCCAAGGGCAACCTCAACTTCCGCAAGGTGCTGACGCGCCGCGCAGATCTGCTGGAGCGGCTTTATGACGACGCTGCCAGCGGCATTGCGAAACTCTGA
- a CDS encoding GGDEF domain-containing protein, which yields MMTNEQLAVIADQICPMYAIVDAKGYIQRVGPTLRKLRPDLKWEGRRFFRVFDLSRPRRVRSMADLVNTAGSKLHLHFRDTPQTSLKGVLVPLPQGQGAIINLSFGISVLEAVRDYDLTSADFSPTDLTIEMLYLVEAKSAAMEASRQLNLRLQGAKIAAEEQAFTDTLTGLKNRRAMDHILDRLISGGRDFALMHLDLDYFKQVNDTLGHAAGDAVLQHVARVMVECTRQSDTVARVGGDEFVLIFNDLRDLRQIEGLARRLISELEVPIPYGGKMCKISASAGTTLSAWHSGTFTAAEILNESDVALYAAKGSGRAQHCFYEKGMENKVLALDH from the coding sequence ATGATGACCAATGAACAGCTTGCCGTCATCGCGGATCAGATCTGCCCGATGTATGCGATCGTGGATGCCAAGGGGTATATCCAGCGCGTCGGCCCCACGCTCAGAAAGCTCCGACCCGATCTGAAATGGGAGGGGCGCCGGTTTTTCCGTGTCTTTGATCTGTCGCGCCCGCGCCGGGTTCGGTCCATGGCGGACCTGGTCAATACGGCCGGGTCCAAATTGCATTTGCATTTTCGGGACACGCCGCAAACCAGCCTGAAAGGCGTTCTCGTGCCTTTGCCACAGGGGCAGGGCGCGATCATCAACCTGTCCTTCGGGATCTCGGTTCTGGAAGCTGTGCGGGATTATGATCTGACCAGCGCGGATTTTTCTCCAACCGATCTCACCATCGAGATGCTTTATCTGGTTGAGGCCAAGTCCGCCGCGATGGAGGCCTCGCGCCAGCTGAACCTGCGTCTGCAAGGGGCCAAGATCGCGGCCGAGGAACAGGCCTTCACAGATACGCTGACGGGCCTCAAGAACCGCCGCGCCATGGATCACATTCTGGATCGGTTGATCAGCGGCGGCCGGGATTTTGCCCTGATGCATCTGGATCTCGATTACTTCAAACAGGTCAATGACACGCTGGGACACGCCGCCGGGGATGCGGTGTTGCAGCATGTGGCCCGTGTCATGGTAGAATGCACCCGCCAGTCCGATACGGTTGCGCGTGTTGGCGGCGATGAATTTGTCCTGATCTTCAATGACCTGCGCGATCTGCGCCAGATCGAAGGGCTGGCGAGACGGCTGATCTCCGAATTGGAGGTGCCGATTCCCTATGGCGGTAAGATGTGCAAGATTTCGGCGAGCGCGGGCACTACGCTTTCGGCTTGGCACAGCGGCACCTTTACCGCTGCGGAAATCCTGAATGAATCGGATGTCGCGCTTTATGCGGCCAAGGGGTCTGGCCGAGCACAGCATTGCTTCTATGAAAAAGGCATGGAAAACAAGGTTCTGGCCCTCGATCACTGA
- a CDS encoding heme NO-binding domain-containing protein: protein MHGLINRAIQAFVTSTYGADRWYEIMDVAGLGFRQFEAMLTYTDDQSNKMLSAMETVLERPLPEMLEDMGTFLVSNPQVEALRRLLRFGGVNYVEFLHSLDDLPGRARLAVSDLYLPGLELLEQSPGHFELVCQPGLPGYSNVMMGVLRAMADDYGDLVILDSSGAQDGAEVISITLVEREFAEGRAFDLGAHSL from the coding sequence ATGCATGGTCTGATCAACAGGGCGATCCAGGCTTTTGTGACCAGCACCTATGGCGCGGACCGCTGGTATGAAATCATGGATGTGGCTGGGCTTGGGTTTCGACAATTCGAGGCCATGCTGACCTATACGGATGACCAGTCGAACAAGATGCTGAGTGCTATGGAAACGGTGCTGGAGCGTCCGCTGCCTGAGATGCTTGAGGATATGGGGACCTTTCTGGTGTCCAACCCTCAGGTCGAAGCCCTGCGCCGCCTGCTGCGGTTCGGCGGGGTCAATTATGTTGAGTTTTTGCATTCTCTGGATGACCTTCCGGGGCGTGCCCGTCTTGCCGTATCCGATCTTTATCTGCCGGGCTTGGAATTATTGGAACAGTCACCGGGCCATTTCGAACTGGTTTGCCAGCCGGGGTTGCCCGGCTATTCAAATGTCATGATGGGTGTTTTGCGGGCCATGGCCGACGATTACGGAGATCTCGTTATTCTGGATTCAAGCGGTGCGCAGGACGGGGCAGAGGTGATTTCCATCACCCTGGTGGAAAGAGAATTTGCCGAAGGGCGGGCCTTTGATCTGGGAGCGCATTCCCTATGA
- a CDS encoding DUF3237 domain-containing protein, giving the protein MEIPAPKLRHAFRLRVELGAPIEMGQGRAGVRRIIQIIGGKALGPDLTGEVLNLGADWQTIYSDGAAHLDTRYAVKTEDGAVIEIVNVGSRHGPPDVIARLAKGEDVDPTSYYMRTAARLETGDDRYAWVNHMLFVCSGIRRASAVEIDYYAVE; this is encoded by the coding sequence ATGGAGATCCCCGCACCAAAGCTACGCCATGCCTTCCGCCTGCGGGTGGAACTGGGTGCCCCGATTGAAATGGGGCAGGGACGCGCGGGTGTGCGGCGGATCATACAGATCATCGGGGGCAAGGCGCTTGGCCCCGATCTGACCGGCGAGGTGCTGAACCTCGGGGCCGACTGGCAGACCATCTACAGCGATGGCGCCGCCCATCTTGATACGCGCTATGCGGTGAAAACCGAAGACGGCGCGGTGATCGAGATCGTCAACGTCGGCAGCCGTCACGGCCCGCCTGATGTGATTGCGCGGCTGGCCAAGGGCGAGGATGTGGACCCCACCAGCTATTACATGCGCACCGCCGCGCGGCTGGAGACCGGCGATGACCGCTATGCTTGGGTCAATCACATGCTCTTTGTCTGCTCCGGTATCCGCCGGGCCTCTGCCGTTGAAATCGACTATTATGCAGTGGAATAA
- a CDS encoding amidohydrolase family protein: MVDFSKVRAIDFHTHAEEPCGCHADDGYDELQATMASYFGAPWQHPPTVPQTAAHYREQNIAAVIFPVDAERETGYRRYKNEEVAELAAENDDVLIPFASIDPHKGKMGAREARRLIKDFGIKGFKFHPTMQGFYANDRMAYDLYEAIAEEGGIALFHTGQTGVGSGMRGGNGMRLKYSNPMYMDDVAVDFPDMKIILAHPSFPWQEEALSVAQHKPNVYIDLSGWSPKYFPEILVKYCNSILKKKVLFGSDWPMITPERWLSDFEKIAIKDHLREDIIKGNAMRLLGVD, translated from the coding sequence ATGGTAGATTTTTCCAAGGTCCGCGCGATCGACTTCCACACCCACGCCGAAGAGCCCTGCGGCTGCCATGCCGATGACGGCTATGATGAACTGCAGGCCACCATGGCCAGCTACTTCGGCGCGCCCTGGCAGCATCCGCCCACCGTGCCGCAGACCGCTGCTCATTACCGCGAGCAGAACATCGCCGCGGTGATCTTCCCGGTCGATGCCGAGCGTGAAACCGGTTATCGCCGCTACAAGAACGAAGAGGTTGCCGAACTGGCGGCCGAGAATGACGACGTTCTGATCCCCTTTGCCAGCATCGACCCGCACAAGGGCAAGATGGGCGCCCGCGAAGCGCGCCGCCTGATCAAGGATTTTGGCATCAAGGGGTTCAAGTTCCACCCGACCATGCAGGGCTTCTATGCCAATGACCGTATGGCCTACGACCTGTATGAAGCGATTGCCGAAGAAGGCGGTATCGCCCTGTTCCACACCGGTCAGACCGGCGTCGGCAGCGGTATGCGCGGTGGCAACGGTATGCGGCTGAAGTATTCCAACCCGATGTACATGGATGACGTGGCGGTGGACTTCCCGGACATGAAGATCATCCTCGCGCATCCGTCCTTCCCCTGGCAGGAAGAGGCGCTGTCGGTGGCTCAGCACAAGCCCAACGTCTATATCGACCTCTCCGGCTGGTCGCCCAAGTATTTCCCGGAGATCCTGGTGAAATACTGCAACTCGATCCTGAAGAAGAAGGTGCTGTTCGGATCCGACTGGCCGATGATCACGCCGGAGCGCTGGCTGTCTGATTTCGAGAAAATTGCGATTAAGGACCACCTGCGCGAAGACATCATCAAGGGCAACGCCATGCGTCTGCTTGGGGTCGACTGA
- a CDS encoding molybdopterin-dependent oxidoreductase, which yields MTNQDLTAFRPSVCPLDCPDTCSLTVKVEDGRISEVRGSTANPFTAGVICNKVARCYPDFVHGAARLRHPLKRTGPRGSGSYERITWEEALDLIHAGFNQAIEAHGPQSVLPLNYAGPHGELAGGSMDRRFFYRMGATLLDRGPLCGGVRGEAYASLFGSAPGMPPEQAVQSDLVLVWGNNVTVSNLHFMRVIKEARKSGARVVVIDPKRIKLAEQCDMHLQLRPGTDVVLALGLAAELERRDALDMAFIGKWTHGFDSYMEEARAYTPDRVAEICGLPAEELHQLVDWIVASRRMASSFGNGIERTRSGGAGLRAAMALNALTGHHGRLGAGVVAKSGVAAPKTTARLQGDHLIRPGTRCFNIVDVAEKMLDRSLDVPVGAVMIYNHNPVATHPDQDRMIEALTQEDLFIAGADVVMTDSMAYCDVILPAASHFEYDDIYGAYGQNYIQRAEPVIAPVGESLPNTEIFRRLAARFGYQEREFRDSDKDLMDQAMDASHPVFGGKPPSEMSCDQAIALTAGDGSQLVLCHSVMPQTPSGRIELFNQDLEDRFGCGVPRYDPAPQDLPLVLVTPSSDKRTNATFGHHALSAGAEVVQVHPQDAEARGLSHGDPVTVWNARGEVTFTLEVTTATRPGVVYSPKGTWLSSSRSGRTANALIPSALRTDIAGGACYNETFVDLRRGWDSRPD from the coding sequence ATGACCAATCAAGACCTGACCGCCTTTCGCCCAAGCGTTTGTCCACTGGATTGCCCGGATACCTGCAGCCTCACCGTCAAGGTCGAGGACGGCAGGATTTCCGAAGTCCGGGGATCGACAGCGAACCCCTTCACCGCCGGGGTGATTTGCAACAAGGTGGCCCGCTGCTATCCGGATTTCGTGCATGGCGCGGCCCGCCTGCGGCACCCCTTGAAGCGGACCGGCCCGAGGGGATCGGGGTCTTATGAGCGGATCACCTGGGAGGAGGCGCTGGACCTGATCCATGCAGGTTTCAACCAGGCAATCGAGGCGCATGGGCCGCAATCGGTTCTGCCGCTTAACTATGCCGGGCCGCATGGTGAACTGGCCGGGGGCTCAATGGACCGGCGGTTCTTCTACCGGATGGGGGCGACGCTGCTGGATCGTGGGCCGCTCTGTGGCGGTGTGCGCGGAGAGGCCTACGCCAGCCTCTTTGGCAGCGCGCCGGGCATGCCGCCGGAGCAGGCAGTGCAGTCCGATCTGGTCCTTGTCTGGGGCAACAACGTCACGGTCTCCAACCTGCATTTTATGCGCGTGATCAAAGAGGCCCGTAAATCCGGCGCGCGGGTGGTGGTGATTGATCCCAAGCGGATCAAGCTGGCCGAGCAATGCGATATGCACCTGCAACTGCGACCGGGGACCGATGTGGTTCTTGCCCTGGGACTGGCGGCCGAGTTGGAGCGGCGCGATGCGCTGGATATGGCCTTCATCGGCAAATGGACCCATGGGTTTGACTCCTATATGGAGGAGGCCCGCGCCTATACCCCGGATCGTGTCGCTGAGATCTGCGGCCTGCCTGCGGAAGAGCTGCACCAATTGGTGGACTGGATCGTCGCGTCCCGCCGGATGGCTAGTTCCTTTGGCAACGGGATCGAACGGACCCGCTCGGGCGGTGCCGGGCTGCGGGCGGCGATGGCTCTGAATGCGCTGACAGGCCATCACGGGCGCCTCGGTGCCGGGGTGGTCGCGAAATCCGGGGTCGCCGCGCCAAAGACCACGGCCCGCCTGCAGGGGGATCATCTGATCCGGCCCGGCACGCGGTGTTTCAATATCGTCGATGTGGCGGAAAAGATGTTGGACCGGAGCCTTGATGTGCCGGTCGGGGCCGTGATGATCTACAACCACAACCCTGTTGCAACGCACCCCGATCAAGACCGGATGATCGAGGCCCTGACACAAGAGGACCTGTTCATAGCAGGCGCGGATGTGGTGATGACGGATTCCATGGCTTATTGCGACGTGATCCTGCCTGCCGCCAGCCATTTCGAATATGATGACATCTATGGCGCCTATGGGCAGAACTACATCCAAAGGGCCGAACCGGTGATCGCGCCGGTGGGGGAAAGCCTGCCCAATACCGAGATCTTTCGCCGATTGGCAGCCCGGTTCGGGTATCAGGAGCGCGAGTTCCGCGACAGTGACAAGGACCTGATGGATCAGGCCATGGACGCGTCGCATCCGGTGTTCGGGGGTAAGCCACCCAGCGAGATGTCCTGCGACCAGGCCATCGCGCTGACCGCAGGGGATGGCAGTCAGCTGGTGCTGTGCCATTCGGTGATGCCGCAGACGCCGTCTGGGCGGATTGAGCTGTTCAATCAGGATCTTGAGGATCGGTTCGGATGCGGTGTGCCGCGCTATGACCCCGCCCCGCAGGATCTGCCGCTGGTGCTGGTCACCCCCAGTTCGGACAAGCGGACCAACGCGACCTTTGGCCATCATGCGCTGTCGGCGGGGGCTGAGGTGGTGCAGGTGCATCCGCAGGATGCCGAGGCACGCGGGCTCAGCCATGGCGATCCCGTCACCGTCTGGAATGCCCGGGGCGAGGTGACCTTTACGCTGGAGGTGACAACTGCCACCCGGCCCGGCGTGGTCTACAGCCCCAAGGGCACCTGGCTTTCCAGCTCGCGCAGCGGCCGCACGGCGAATGCGCTGATTCCCTCGGCCCTGCGCACGGATATTGCCGGGGGCGCCTGCTATAACGAAACCTTTGTGGATCTGCGGCGTGGGTGGGACAGTAGACCGGACTGA
- a CDS encoding SDR family NAD(P)-dependent oxidoreductase, whose protein sequence is MQIDGHVALVTGGGSGLGAATARHLAAKGAKVAILDFDIERAKAVADEIGGIALHVDVSDEAAVGAALDSIAEQLGSAPRIAVSCAGVGMAARIVGRGGKLSFDVFEKTLRVNLFGTYNVMSHAARLMAELDPLADGERGVIINTASVAFEDGQLGQAAYAASKGAIASMCLPAARELAQSGIRVMAIAPGLFQTPMMEGLPPEISAQITANIPFPARLGAPEEYALLAEQIVTNPFLNGTTIRLDGAVRLPPR, encoded by the coding sequence ATGCAGATAGATGGACATGTGGCGCTGGTCACAGGTGGCGGCAGTGGCCTTGGTGCGGCGACGGCCCGGCATCTTGCCGCAAAAGGCGCGAAAGTCGCCATTCTGGATTTCGATATCGAACGGGCAAAGGCGGTCGCGGATGAGATCGGCGGCATCGCCCTACATGTAGATGTCAGTGATGAGGCCGCCGTCGGTGCAGCCCTCGACAGCATCGCAGAGCAGCTGGGTAGCGCTCCCCGTATCGCGGTGAGCTGCGCCGGGGTCGGTATGGCGGCGCGCATCGTTGGTCGTGGCGGCAAGCTGTCGTTCGATGTGTTTGAAAAGACGCTGCGGGTGAACCTTTTTGGCACCTATAATGTGATGAGCCATGCTGCTCGCCTGATGGCCGAGCTGGACCCGCTGGCGGATGGCGAGCGCGGGGTGATCATCAACACCGCTTCGGTTGCTTTCGAGGATGGCCAGCTGGGGCAGGCGGCCTATGCGGCTTCCAAGGGGGCGATTGCCTCCATGTGCCTGCCTGCGGCGCGCGAGCTGGCGCAATCGGGCATCCGCGTCATGGCCATCGCACCGGGCCTGTTTCAGACCCCGATGATGGAAGGGTTGCCGCCCGAGATTTCGGCGCAGATCACTGCCAATATTCCCTTTCCTGCCCGGCTGGGCGCGCCCGAGGAATACGCGCTTCTGGCCGAGCAGATCGTCACCAATCCATTTCTCAATGGAACAACCATCCGGCTGGATGGCGCTGTGCGCCTGCCGCCACGCTGA